A genomic segment from Glycine max cultivar Williams 82 chromosome 1, Glycine_max_v4.0, whole genome shotgun sequence encodes:
- the LOC106799505 gene encoding uncharacterized protein: MSNHMSTEVAIKNLEIQVGQLAKQMAERPTSSFGANTENNPKEECKAVWTRSSQRTEGDQSEEGRADKDREKEEEKKEEKEGEKTVLIPKTKSQLAREARKKEPPVPLKEPPYPLVPSKENTERYFKRFLEIFKGLEITMPFGEALQQMSLYTKFMKDILTKKEKYIDSENIMVGGNCSAVIQRKLLKNSKTPGA; the protein is encoded by the coding sequence ATGTCCAACCATATGAGCACAGAAGTCGCCATCAAGAACCTGGAGATACAAGTGGGGCAATTAGCCAAACAAATGGCTGAAAGACCCACTAGTAGCTTCGGAGCCAACACAGAAAATAACCCGAAGGAAGAATGCAAGGCGGTGTGGACTAGAAGCTCGCAGAGAACTGAAGGAGACCAGTCTGAGGAAGGAAGGGCAGACAAAgacagagagaaagaagaggagaaaaaggaagaaaaagaaggagagaaGACAGTCTTAATCCCTAAGACCAAAAGCCAGTTAGCCCGAGAGGCTAGGAAAAAAGAGCCACCAGTCCCTCTAAAGGAGCCTCCATATCCTTTAGTGCCATCAAAGGAGAATACGGAGCGTTACTTCAAGCGTTTCTTAGAAATATTCAAGGGGCTGGAGATAACCATGCCATTTGGGGAAGCCTTACAGCAGATGTCGCTCTACACCAAATTCATGAAGGACATCCTCACCAAGAAGGAGAAGTACATTGACAGCGAAAACATTATGGTGGGAGGCAACTGTAGTGCAGTGATACAGAGGAAGCTGCTAAAAAATTCAAAGACCCCGGGAGCGTGA